The Bacillus sp. NEB1478 genome contains the following window.
GTAAGGAGACATGAAAATGATTTATAAAGTATTTTTCCAAAAAAGTTTAACTGAGGTTCCTGTTCGCGAACACACACAATCAGTGTACGTTGAAGCTAAAACAGTAAATGAAGTTCGTCAAAAATTAGCTGACCGCAAATACAATATTGAGTACATACAAGAAATTAAAGGTAATTTTCTTGATTATGAAAAAGAAACGAATTCATTGAAATTGGAGAATGTATAATATATGAAATTTGTAAAAAACCATCAAGCTGCCGTGTTCGCCCTCGGCGGTCTAGGGGAAATCGGCAAAAATACCTATGCCGTACAATTTCAGGATGAAATAATTCTGATTGATGCAGGAATAAAATTTCCTGAAGACGAGCTTTTAGGTATTGACTATGTTATTCCTGACTATACGTATCTTGTTAAAAATGAAGAAAAGATAAAAGGATTATTTATCACCCACGGTCATGAAGACCATATTGGCGGAATTCCTTATTTATTAAGGCAAGTGAATATTCCGATTTATGGAGGCAAGTTAGCTCTTGCTCTTATTAAGAACAAATTAGAAGAACATGGTCTTCTCCGCCGTACTACATTGCATGAAATTACAGAAGATGAGGTCGTGAAGTTCAGAAAAACATCTGTTAGCTTTTTCAGAACAACACACAGTATTCCTGAAGCCTTTGGAATCGTTGTTAAAACACCTCCTGGGAATATCGTTCATACAGGAGATTTCAAATTCGACTTCACACCAGTTGGTGAACCAGCAAACTTAACTAAAATGGCTGAAATCGGAAAAGAAGGCGTCCTTTGCTTGCTTTCTGATAGTACAAACAGCGAAGTTCCTGGCTTTACTTTATCTGAAAAAAAAGTTGGAGAAACCATTCAAGATATTTTCAGAAAAATGGATGGGCGAGTTATATTTGCTACATTTGCTTCCAACATTCATAGATTACAGCAAGTTGTCGAAGCATCCGTTGCAAACAACCGTAAAATTGCTGTATTTGGACGAAGCATGGATTCTGCAATAAATGTTGGACAGGAACTCGGATTTATCAAAGCTCCTAAAAATACATTTGTGGATGCCAATCAGATCAACCGCCTGCCTGACAATCAAGTTACAATCCTATGTACAGGAAGTCAGGGAGAACCTATGGCTGCATTGTCTAGAATCGCTAACGGTACTCACCGTCAAATTCAGATCATTCCAGGAGACACTGTTGTATTCTCTTCCTCGCCTATCCCTGGTAATGCACTGAGTGTAAGCCGTACAATCAATCAATTATATCGTGCAGGTGCAGAAGTTATTCATGGATCATTAAGTGATATTCATACTTCTGGTCATGGAGGGCAGCAAGAACAGAAATTAATGCTTCGTCTGATGAAACCGAAGTTCTTCTTACCGATCCATGGTGAGTATCGAATGTTAAAAATGCATACGAAACTAGCTGAAGAATGTGACGTTCCTTTACAGAATTCATTCATAATGGACAACGGTGAAGTGCTGGCTTTATCTCAAAATGAAGCAATGGTTGCCGGAAAGATTCCTTCTGGATCTGTTTACGTTGATGGCAGTGGAATCGGTGATATAGGTAACATTGTACTTCGTGACCGCAAGATTTTATCAGAAGAAGGTCTTGTTGTCGTTGTTGTCAGTATGGATATGAAAGAGTTTAAAATTGAAGCAGGACCTGATATCATCTCGCGCGGTTTTGTATACATGCGTGAATCAGGTGATCTTATCCAAGATGCTCAAAATTTATTAAGTAACCATCTACAAAAAATTATGAGTGAGAAACGAACGACTCAATGGTCTGAAATTAAGAATGAAATTACCGATACACTATCACCTTTCTTATATGAAAAAACAAAAAGACGTCCAATGATTCTTCCAATTATCATGGAAATCTAATCAACAAATCAAAAACCGTTGCCCTTTTAAAGGGAACGGTTTTTTTATGCTTCATTTGTTATATGTTTTTCCAAACGGTTTATATCTTTATCTCGTCCAATTACGATTAGAATGTCATCAGGGTGAATGGACTGGTTGGCTTTGGGAGACACATAAATTTCTTTTCCTCTTTTTATAGCAACAACGTTGCAACCAAATCTTGCGCGAATATCAAGTTCGATTAATGTTTTGCCATTCATCTTTTCAGATGCTTTAAGTTCCACCATACTATGTTCATCTGATAATTCTAAGTAATCTAGTACACTGCTCGAGACAATTTGATGTGCAATTCTAATCCCCATATCACGTTCAGGATGAATAATCTTGTCGGCACCGATCTTTTTAAGCACTTTTTCGTGATAATCATTCTGAGCTTTTACAGTAATCTTTTCAACACCCATCTCTTTTAAGATTAAGGTTGTTAAAATACTAGCCTGTAAATTATCACCGATCGCAACAACAACATGCTGAAAATTTCGGATTCCAAGACTTTTTAAGACACCTTCATCCGTAGTATCAGCTATTACTGCATGTGTAGCGATGTTTGAAAATTCATTAACTCGCTCTTCATCAATATCAATAGCCAAAACTTCCATTCCCTGATCAGACAATGCTTTAACCATGCTGCCGCCAAAACGTCCAAGTCCTATTACAGCATATTGCTTCTTCAAACGTGCCACTCCAATCCGTTATCGATGTATCCTTATTTTACCACAAAAGCATTTAAACAAATTAATCTGATAAAAATTATTATGTATTTGAATATGTGCAAAAATAACCCAAGAGCAAATCTCTTGGGTTATTTCATCATCAATTAATTAAACTTCTAAAGTTTTTTGTCCAGGCTTCCAGTTTGCAGGGCAAAGTCCGCCAGTTTGAAGTGCTTGAAGAACGCGTAATGTTTCTTCAACATCACGGCCAATGTTGTTATGGTTAACAACGGAATACATTAATTCACCTTCTGGAGAAATAATAAACAACCCTCGAAGAGCAACCCCTTCTTCCTCAATAAGTACACCATAATCGCGTGCTACTGAGTGGTTTGTGTCCGCTGCTAATGAATAGTTTAACTCTCCTAGACCATTCATATCACGTGGAGTGTTGATCCAAGCTTTGTGAGTATGGATTGTATCAGTGGAAACACCGATTACTTCTGCATCAAGATCTTCAAACTCATCATGACGATCGCTTAAAGATGTGATTTCAGTTGGACATACAAATGTGAAGTCCATTGGATAGAAGAATAGTACAGTCCACTTATCGTTTTTCATGTTCTCTTCTAAACTAACTTTGCCAAATTCTTTGTTTGGTAAAACTGCATCCATTTCAAATCGTGGTGCTTGTTTTGCTACCATACGTTCTGCCATAGGTGTAAATCCCTCCAAAAAACATGTTTTTTACATGGGTAATTATAGTACATTCCTTATTTTTAGTCAATATTAAATAATAATCAATTTAAATAAGGCATAGCTTCCCACGTCTTAATTTCTCCTTAATCATAGCAATTTAAACACGAAATGTGAAATAATACGCTTGTTTTCATCTCTCATCTATTCTCATTACAACCGTTTAAATTGAGGATTACTTGGGAATTCAATAAAGTAAGGAGGTGCATTCAAATGCCTTATGATTCTTTAAAAGATCTGCCTGATGGTGTTAAAGACAATCTTCCTCATCATGCTCAAGAAATTTATAAAGAAGCATTCAACTCTGCAATTGATGAGTATAAGGAAGAAGAAACTGCACACAAAGTTGCATGGAGCGCTGTTAAGAATAAGTATGAGAAATCAAACAATGGAAAGTGGGTAAGTAAAGACTCCTGATCACTCAGGAGTCTTTTTCTTTTATATTTTCAATCTGTATTCTTTTAACTTGCCGCCCATCGAGCTCTAATATCGTAAAATGATAACTTCCATATTCAAAATCATTATCGTTTTCCAAATCAATCGGACGTGTCAGCACCCAGCCGCCAATGGTATCAATTTCAGAGTTATCTATATCGAGAGCAAACAATGTATTGATTTCTGAAATTAATACTTTCCCATCCACAATCGTTTTTGTTGGCGAAATTTGCTGAATCTCAGGTACTTCATCGATATCAAATTCATCACGTATTTCACCGACTATTTCTTCCAAGATATCCTCGACAGTTACTATACCTGCTGTTCCACCGTATTCATCCACTAAAACAGCCATATGTGTACGGTCTTTCTGCATTTTAACCAGCAATTTTTGAATAGGCGTTGATTCGTGAACCGTGATAATTGGACGAATATAATCCTGAAGATCATATTCTTGATTATTAAAGTGCTCGTTGAAAAATTCCTTAATATTCACAAGACCCGTGATATGGTCTTTATCATCAGTAGCAACAGGATAACGGGTAAACTTTTCTTCACGCATGATTGCCAAATTCTCTGCACTCGTATTATCTAAAAACAAACATACCATTTCGGTTCGAGGAATCATTATTTCTTTGGCTACTCGATCATCAAATTCAAAGATACGATTCACATAACGATACTCAGACTGATTGATTTCTCCGCCCTCTAAACTCTCTGATAAAATTAGCCGCAGTTCTTCTTCTGTATGTACAGCTTCATGTTCACTAGCAGGACTGACACCAAACATCTTAGTCAATAGATTTGCTGAGCCGTTCAATATGAATATAAACGGATACATTACCTTATAGAAAGTAATAATGGGTTTTGCAGTAGCTAAACTAATAGCTTCTGCTTTTTGAATTGCGAAAGTTTTAGGTGATAACTCTCCAAGAACTACATGAATAAATGTAATAAAAGAAAAAGCAATTGAAAATGACAATGTGTGTGTTAAACCTTCACTTAATCCAGCTTTTTTAAAAATAGGATCCAGGAAAATCTGAACAGTCGGCTCACCAAGCCAACCTAATCCTAATGCTGTGATTGTAATTCCAAGCTGACAAGCTGAAAGATAACCATCCAAGTTCTCAATTACTTGTTTTGCAGCTATCGCTTTCTTATTTCCTTCTGATGCTAGGTGATCAATTCTGGTCTTGCGGACTTTTACAATTGCAAATTCAGTTGCGACGAAGAACGCAGTGAGTATGATGAGTAAAATGATCAGAAGTATGTTTATATATGGCATAAGATCCTCCCCATCTGTAGTTCTAGGTATAATTGTGAGATTGGTCAACTTATTCCCTATTCTTTCTTGAATTAAACAGAAAGAAAGGGGCAGCAAGGCTGTCCCCGGGAAATGTTATGATTGAAATCTGCTTTCAACAGCCTGACACACTTCCTCTGCAGACATACCATGAGCATTTAACACAGAACCTTGAATCGCAGCATTTTGAATTCCCATTACGTTTTGATCTTGTCCTGTAATTACACAGCAGTCACAGCCATTTGCATCTTGTTCCTGTTGAAGTTCCACAACGTCATAACCTTTTGCTCTTAATGCATCACTCACATTTGTTAAAGACTGTTCTACACCAATTCTTTTACCCATAATCCCACCTCCTTACCACGTTAATGTTTCCAACTGTGGAAAGGAATATGTAATTTAGACATTTGCAGCAAAAAAAAGCTCTGTTAATTGATAGTGTTGATAATCCTTGGAAGTCAGAAAATCCACTCCCTTTCCGCGGACGAACCGCCAAGCCTCCTCGCCGTACCTCCTGCGGGGTCTCGACAGCCCGCTTTTCTAGCCTGAGTGTCGTAGATTTTTTTTGCCATTTCAACAACGGTGTTTAACAGAGCAAAAAAAAAAACAGCACAACGGCCGTTTTTTATCGTTTACCTTTAAAAGTAAAATATTTCTTCAGTAATTCTACCGCGTGCTGGATTGCTCCCTCTTGCGGAGTTAATTTTGAATGATGAAGTCCAAAAGGTGTATCAACACCAAGCCAAAACATGAATCCTGGTAATTTTTCTAAAAAGTAACCGTAATCTTCTCCTGTCATCGCCTCTTTGCATTCAATAACAGTTAGATTTGGCTGGTTTGCAGCAAATTCCATGAATTCTCTCGTTAATACTGATTCATTATCAACTTGACGATAGTTTGAACCATAATCAATGACAGCTTCACAATCAAAACCACTTGAAATACCATCGACCAGTGATTCAATCCTTTTTTTCACCTTTTCCATCGCTTCTGGAGAAAGTGTACGAATTGTACCTTCCAGTCTTGCATTTTCAGCAATAATGTTCTGCTTTGTACCACCGGTAATCTTACCAATTGTCACTACAGCAGAATCAAGAGGGTCAATGTTACGTGAGATTATGGTCTGTAATTGTGTAACAAGATGACTTCCGGCTACCACCATATCGTTGCTAAAATGGGGATAGGCTGCATGACCGCCTTTACCTTTAAGATCGATAAATAATTCAGATGTATTTGCAAATAAAAGACCTTCTTTTAAAGCAATTGTTCCGACTGGATATTCAGGAGCAATGTGAAGTGCCGTTATTTGATCAGCTTGGAAGCTTTGAAAAAGATCGCTCTCCCTCATCGGAAGTGCTCCACCTGGTCCTTCTTCTGCAGGCTGGAATATAAATAACAGGTTATCATCCAATGGATTCTCTGCAAAATGTGACAACAAACCAATTGCTATTGTCATATGAAGATCATGTCCGCAAGCATGCATCATTCCATCATGAATAGAAGCAAACTCATAACCAGTTTCTTCGTTAATAGGAAGTCCGTCCATATCCGTCCGGTAAGCAAGAGTTTTCTTCGGGTTCTTTCCTTGGACTTTCACGAAAATACCTGTTTCCCATGTTACTATTTCAAGATGATCAGATGGAAAAGAAGAGATGAGATCCAGCAAATACCTTTGTGTTTTAAACTCTTGAAATCCTATTTCAGGTATTCTATGCAGATCTTTCCTGATTTCTGTTAATGGCTTCACTTAATCTCATCCCCTCAAAAACTATAATTAATCGTTTAATTGACGTAATTCTTGTTTGATTTCTGTTTTTGATTTAGTTTTTTCGTCGATTTGTTTTAGAACACGAGCAGGTGTGCCGCCTACAACTGTGTAAGGAGCTACATCCTCAATAACAATTGCTCCTGCAGCAACAACAGCACCCTTACCTACTGTAACACCTTCAAGAACAACAGCATTCGCACCGATTACTACATCATCTTCAACTACAACCGGTTTTGCTGATGGCGGTTCGATAACGCCTGCCAATACAGAACCTGCACCAATGTGGCAGTTCTTTCCTACTGTCGCACGACCTCCAAGTACAACGTTCATATCGATCATCGTACCTTCACCGATTACAGATCCGATATTTATTGAAGCACCCATCATGATGATAGCATTGTCTCCAATTTCAACTTGATCACGAATGATTGCGCCCGGCTCGATACGAGCTTTAATATTTTTCATATCCAGCAAAGGAATCGCTGAATTTCGACGGTCATTTTCTACTACAAAGTCTTCAATGTTCGTTTCATTCGCTTTAAGTGCAGCTTCAATTTCTTTCCACTCTCCAAATAATACTGCTGTATTGCCTGAAGGGAAAACTTTTGTTTCTTTACCGAAATCAATATTATCAAGATTTCCTTTTACGTAAACTTTTACAGGTGTTGATTTTGTACTGTTTTGAATAAACGAGATAATCTCATTTGCATCCATCATTTTCATAATGCATGTCCTCCTTAAAAAAATCATTCTGTATTGTATTAAACCACTAAATATTGAAACATTCAAACCTTATTCACTTATGAATTTTTGGATTAATTCCATAAACACATTTACTTGTTTCAGTTCAGAGGCCGTTCCATGATGAATCAGCCATGTATCCCGTTTCAGTACATTTCCGGATTTATCACTTAATGGAATTTTGTACATGTCATCTTCAGGTCTAAGGCTAATCGATGGTAGAATTGCATATCCGATGCCGTTAAGAGCCATCTGTTTACATGTTTCAATCTGATCCACAACAATTGTCTTTTGCGGGGTGGTATTAAAGTGAGTATGCCACCAGTCTTGAATTTCCTGATAGTACGTTGAATGACTTCTGAATTGAATAAATGGCTTTGTCGTTTCAGAAAGCTCTTCAATAGAAGAAATTTTCGTATCTACTAAATAAAGATGGTCCGACAAAATGTGTTCTTTGTTCCCTCTCCATTCCGGGTTTCCCCTGACGATTCCCAAATGGATTCTGTCTTCATACAAATGTTTAATGATTTCCGAACTCCAGCCAGTTATTAACGAGATATTGACGTGCGGATAAAGCTTTACGTACTCTTTTAAAACATTCGGAAGCCAGTACTGTCCAATAATTGAAGCAACCGCAAGCTTCAGTGTCCCATGTACATGCTCTGACAATGATTGCAGTTCTTCTTTCACTGCTTCTTCATTTTTTAGAACTTCATTTACAAAGGAAATTATTTTTTCTCCAGCAGGCGTTATTGTTAGCCCTTTTTGGGATCGGATAAAAATGATTGTTCCCCAGTTGCTCTCAATTGTTTGAAGCCGTTGACTTAGAGCAGGCTGTGAAACATAAAGTCTTTCAGAAGCTTTTCTCATATTTAATTCTTGAGCAAGAACTTGTAAAATGCGGAATTCAGACAGCTGCATAATTTACCCCGTTTCAAACCATAAGTTTTTCTTATTAAGTGATGCTGTTTTTTTGTAATTTTATTTAAGTATACCTTAACATAGGATAATAATGTAAACAGAAAAATATAGGTGGTGATTTTATGTACATCTTATTAATCGTCGGATTTGCAGCAACTTTTGTCGGTACTTTGGCAGGAAGCGGTGGTATGATAAATTTTCCGATTATGCTTCTGTTAGGTGTACCTGTTCACTCTGCTATTGCAGCAAATAAGTTTGCAAATATGTTCAGTTCATTTTCTAGTTTTTTTGTACTTATCAGAAAGAGCAATACAAAACTTACACCTTACTTGTTATCTGGACTCTTAAGCTTAACAGGTGGCATAAGCGGCGGCTTAATAGCTTCTTCTATCTCCAGGAAACACTTAACTATTATTGCATTAGTTTTATTATGCGGTGCTCTTTTTTTAACGTTCGTAAAAACAAAAAAAGATGTTACTCCGGCTAATGAAATGAAAAAACTGCCTACTCGAGTCTATCCTTTTTTGTATGGGATCGGGGCTTATGACGGTATGTTCGGACCTGGGCAAGGGACGATGCAAATGCAATTATTCTTAAGAAACGGATTCTCATACTTACAAACTGTCTCTTTTACCCGTTTTAATACATTCTTAAGCTGTACTGGAGCTGTTTTCACTTATTTCTTTGCAGGCCACTATATGTGGAATGTGGCAATTCCTCTTACGATTGGAAGTATCTGCGGTGCACAGCTGGCAATCAGGCTTGCACCAAAACTCAACACAAAACAGGTTACAATCCTTATGAGGACTGTAACCGTCATTTTAATTCTTCAGTTAATTTTTAAATGGGGGTAATTCGAAATGAAAATAATTGGCGTTCATCATGTTCAATTATGTATACCTGTTGATAAAGAGCAAGAAGCAAAAAAATTTTATAATGAAATTCTTCAGCTTCAAGAAATAGAAAAACCAGATGAACTGAAAAAGAATGGCGGAATGTGGTTCAAGATCGGTCCACAGGAACTCCACATTGGTGTGGAACCCCAATCAATACCTAAAGGAAAACAACACCCTGCATTTTTAGTACAAGACGTTAACGAATGGCACAACCATTTACTTGAACAAGGAGTTGTCATTCAAAAAGAAATTCCCATTCCCGGTTTTAACCGTTTTTCTATTCGTGATCCCTTTGATAACCGCTTGGAATTCATCGAGCCCATCTAATTGAATGGGCTTATTTTTTTTCATCTTTTCCGTCTTCCGGTTCAACGTGAACTTGTATGCTTTCAACATTGTAGGCAACTTTTATCGTATCTTCAATTTTTTCGGTAATTTCATGACTTTCAATCACATTTAATGTAGGATCTACCTTTATTGTTACATCTATGATTGCACGGTTCCCATGCCTTCTGGCTTTTAAGTCTCCTACCTTTTCAACACCATCCACATTTAAAATCTTGTCCTCCATTTCCTTTCCTTCCTCATAATCGAATCCATCAGAAAGGTTATGTGAGGTTTCGGAAAAAATGTCCCATCCGGTTTTAATAATAATAAGACCTACAAAAACTGCAGCTGCTGGATCGAGCCATGGCAGACCAATCTGGGCACCAAAAATTCCGACAGCAGCACCAATACTTACAAATGCATCTGAACGGTTATCGAGGGCTGCTGCTCTTAATCCTTGGCTATCCGTTTCCTTCGCTACTTTTATATTATAAAAATAAACGCCAAGCATCACGGCAGCACCAAATAATGCAATAATCGCTGCAAGTAATGATGACTCTGTTTCTATTCCTTTAAACACTTTTTTAATTGAAGATATTAATACTTGCAGACCTATCACTACCATAATAAATGAAGCTACCATTGAGGCTATCGTCTCTGCACGTAAATGACCATATGGATGATCCTCGTCTGCGGGTTTCCGGGAAATTTTCAACCCGATTAATACTGCCATAGAGGCAATAATATCTGTCGCGTTGTTTAATCCGTCTGCCAATAATGCATCTGAATGATAGAAAAAACCAGACACTAACTTTACGATTGAAAGAAAAATATATGCTCCTAAACTAATATAAACCCCGCGTTCCACTCTCTTTTGCTGATCTAAATGCATTCTCTTTTCTCCTTCGTTACATGATACCTAATTAATCATAATGAAAGGTTACCGAGTGGGTCTAGAGCAATCTTTTTCCCCATAGGAAACATTAGTGTTCATAGATCATTTTTCTTGTCATCCCACCATCAACCACAATGTTTTCCCCTGTAATGAAATCATTTTCGGGGTTGGCAAGAAACAGACAAGTTCTTGAAATATCCGAAGGTTTTCCTACCCTTTTTGAAAGATGCTGTTCATGATCAATATCTCTTAGATCTGAATAATCACCCGTATGAATCCAGCCAGGACTAATTGAATTTACCGTTATCTTATCTTGTGCTAATGAGGAAGCCAGTGCATGTGTCAGGGCGACTATGCCCCCTTTTGCAGCTGCATAAGCCTCTGAATCTGGTTCTGACATAAAAGCCCTGGTCGAAGCCATATTTATGATCGTTCCACCGCTTGAACGAGACATGAATTTAGCCGCTTCTCTTGAAAATAGAAAAACGCTTCTTAAATTAGTATGTATAACTTCATCCCATTCATCTATTGATAATTCATATGGTGATTTCCACTTGGAAATACCAGCATTATTAATGACACATTGAATACTGTGTAGCTTATCTTGTGTTTCCGCTACGGCTTTTATGATTGAATTTGGTTTTTTAACATCACATACTATGGCAATGCTTTCTGGCTCTATTTCACGAACTTCAATTAACGTTTTATCCAGCTGGCTTTGATCAATATCCACTAAAGATGGAATCCAACCCGCTTTTGCAAAATCAATCGCCAGCTGTTTTCCGATCCCTTGTGCAGCCCCTGTGATTAGTACTGTCTTTCTATTGTTTTTCATTTAAGTTACCTCCCATAATTTCAGCTATATTATTCATTCCCCAGTTTTTAATTTTTTCATCAACTTTGAAAAAAATGCTATAAAAAATGAAGCTGCCAACTATATTAGTTGACAGCTTTTATAACTATTTTTTCCTGTAAGGTGATGAACAAGGACAAGGTGGGTATGGAAGTTGTTGTGCTGGCAATGTTTGCGCAGGCATTGTAGATCCACAAAGATTTTGCTGTGTTGCTTGGTTGATAACGTTCGTGTTCTGAGGGAAATAATGCACATACTTATAGTTCATTTGGTTAACTTGCGTAGTTTGAGTTGGATGGATCATCGGAATATAGACATCTTGCTGATTGTATTGTAATTGCTGATTCGTCGGACTATATTGCGCTCCCAATACTTGTGGCGGGTAGTATTGTGACGGTGACACTGGAGGATATCCACATGAAGGCTGCTGCTGCATTTGTGCCATTTGTGCTGCCTGTACAGCTTGCATCTGCTGCATTTGTGCCATCTGGGCCATTTGCGCCATTTGTGCTGCTTGAACAGGTGATCCCATCCCTTTTTTCGGGAATAGAGGGCGTTTAAACAAAAATAGTTCTCCTTTCAAAAATCTTTGATACTTATTTCTCTATATTTTATGTAAGACAACTTAAAAAGTTCGTCCAAATTTTTATAATAAAAAACCTCCTTGGAAGACCAAGGAGGATGTATGTACTGTTATGGTGACCCGAGAGGGGTTCGAACCCCCGACCTCTACCCTGTCAAGGTAGCGCTCTCCCAGCTGAGCTATCGGATCTCTGTTTTTTTCGGACAATTAAAAATATACGATACAGACAGATTTCTGTCAATAAAAAAATGCCCAAGTTAAAATCCCCTCAATGTAGTATCTGACACTGAATGATGGTACTGCTCGTTTGTTGGATTTTAGCCTTCGTTTGTTGGATTTGTGCATTCGTTTGTTGGATTACACCTTCTTTTGGTAGGAATGGACTCTAATTTTGTTATCTCAAAGCTTTCTCGCGTTGTATTACTCACTTCGAAGGTTGAATTAGGAGATTTTTTTATAAAAAATCAGCCATATCCCTAAATAATTTTATTCAATATTAAATAAATGACCCAAAAGCGATGTTTTGCATCAGCTTTCGGGTCTTCAGCACTTATAATTTATCCGATTTTCTCTTCTTCTTCCCGCATCATAATTTCTTCATTATCGAGCCGTTCTTGTTTGTCTCTAAGTCTGTGGGCGAGGCGGCTGGATGCGTTTGCTGCGATACTGGCTACGAGGTCATCTAAAAAGGTATGAACCTTTCCATTCGCAATTTTGGTATCAAGCTTTTGTATGATGCCCATCTTAAATTTATCTAAGTGACCAAATGTCGTTACCGCAATGCTACCATAGCCAAATACCGCTCCGAGTGCAATCGTTTCATCAACACCAAATAATCCTTCGTCCATTTCAACGATGCTTTGCAAGGGCTCGGATAACATTTTTTTCTCGGCTAATATATCCAATTCAACACCTACTAAAATAGCATGCTGAATTTCTCGTTTTGTTAAAACTGCATCTACACTTTCGATGCAATCTTGTATCGTTAGACCAGGTGAAAACGGAATTTGCATTTCATAAACGATTTCAGCAATTTCCGGAATAGTGACGCCTCTTTCAATCAGCAATTTTCTTGCTGCTGCTTCAACTTCCCGACTGTGCACTCTCTTTTTCAACAGACTTCACCTCTTCTATTTCTTTCAATGTAAAGCTTAATCTTATTGATATTTTCATTATATCATTGTGTGATACAATAATACGAGTTGAATGAAACCGCTTTTTTTATAATTTATTAACTTGAAACAAGGAGGTCTTTTCGTGGCCATTTTAAAAGGATCCATTACAGACGATAAAGTTTATAGTAAATACTTAGATGAAACAATAGATCTTTTAATTTACCTCCCTTCCCGATTTACACCGCTTTTAAAATATCCTATTCTAATCGCTCAGGATGGCAGAGATTATTTTCAGTTAGGAAAACTCGCAAAAACAGCCGATCGCCTTATGGAAGAACGCGAGATTCAAGATTGTATTATCATTGGGATTATTCATAAAGGAATTGAAGATCGAAAAGCTAAATATGATCCGACAGGTGAAAAGCACGAAAATTATATACGTTTCATGGCCAGTGAATTAACGGCTTATTTAAATGACAAGTTTA
Protein-coding sequences here:
- the dapD gene encoding 2,3,4,5-tetrahydropyridine-2,6-dicarboxylate N-acetyltransferase; the protein is MKMMDANEIISFIQNSTKSTPVKVYVKGNLDNIDFGKETKVFPSGNTAVLFGEWKEIEAALKANETNIEDFVVENDRRNSAIPLLDMKNIKARIEPGAIIRDQVEIGDNAIIMMGASINIGSVIGEGTMIDMNVVLGGRATVGKNCHIGAGSVLAGVIEPPSAKPVVVEDDVVIGANAVVLEGVTVGKGAVVAAGAIVIEDVAPYTVVGGTPARVLKQIDEKTKSKTEIKQELRQLND
- a CDS encoding LysR family transcriptional regulator — encoded protein: MQLSEFRILQVLAQELNMRKASERLYVSQPALSQRLQTIESNWGTIIFIRSQKGLTITPAGEKIISFVNEVLKNEEAVKEELQSLSEHVHGTLKLAVASIIGQYWLPNVLKEYVKLYPHVNISLITGWSSEIIKHLYEDRIHLGIVRGNPEWRGNKEHILSDHLYLVDTKISSIEELSETTKPFIQFRSHSTYYQEIQDWWHTHFNTTPQKTIVVDQIETCKQMALNGIGYAILPSISLRPEDDMYKIPLSDKSGNVLKRDTWLIHHGTASELKQVNVFMELIQKFISE
- a CDS encoding sulfite exporter TauE/SafE family protein, giving the protein MYILLIVGFAATFVGTLAGSGGMINFPIMLLLGVPVHSAIAANKFANMFSSFSSFFVLIRKSNTKLTPYLLSGLLSLTGGISGGLIASSISRKHLTIIALVLLCGALFLTFVKTKKDVTPANEMKKLPTRVYPFLYGIGAYDGMFGPGQGTMQMQLFLRNGFSYLQTVSFTRFNTFLSCTGAVFTYFFAGHYMWNVAIPLTIGSICGAQLAIRLAPKLNTKQVTILMRTVTVILILQLIFKWG
- a CDS encoding VOC family protein, whose protein sequence is MKIIGVHHVQLCIPVDKEQEAKKFYNEILQLQEIEKPDELKKNGGMWFKIGPQELHIGVEPQSIPKGKQHPAFLVQDVNEWHNHLLEQGVVIQKEIPIPGFNRFSIRDPFDNRLEFIEPI
- a CDS encoding cation diffusion facilitator family transporter, with protein sequence MHLDQQKRVERGVYISLGAYIFLSIVKLVSGFFYHSDALLADGLNNATDIIASMAVLIGLKISRKPADEDHPYGHLRAETIASMVASFIMVVIGLQVLISSIKKVFKGIETESSLLAAIIALFGAAVMLGVYFYNIKVAKETDSQGLRAAALDNRSDAFVSIGAAVGIFGAQIGLPWLDPAAAVFVGLIIIKTGWDIFSETSHNLSDGFDYEEGKEMEDKILNVDGVEKVGDLKARRHGNRAIIDVTIKVDPTLNVIESHEITEKIEDTIKVAYNVESIQVHVEPEDGKDEKK
- a CDS encoding SDR family oxidoreductase, which codes for MKNNRKTVLITGAAQGIGKQLAIDFAKAGWIPSLVDIDQSQLDKTLIEVREIEPESIAIVCDVKKPNSIIKAVAETQDKLHSIQCVINNAGISKWKSPYELSIDEWDEVIHTNLRSVFLFSREAAKFMSRSSGGTIINMASTRAFMSEPDSEAYAAAKGGIVALTHALASSLAQDKITVNSISPGWIHTGDYSDLRDIDHEQHLSKRVGKPSDISRTCLFLANPENDFITGENIVVDGGMTRKMIYEH
- a CDS encoding CotD family spore coat protein, with protein sequence MFKRPLFPKKGMGSPVQAAQMAQMAQMAQMQQMQAVQAAQMAQMQQQPSCGYPPVSPSQYYPPQVLGAQYSPTNQQLQYNQQDVYIPMIHPTQTTQVNQMNYKYVHYFPQNTNVINQATQQNLCGSTMPAQTLPAQQLPYPPCPCSSPYRKK
- a CDS encoding phosphatidylglycerophosphatase A; amino-acid sequence: MKKRVHSREVEAAARKLLIERGVTIPEIAEIVYEMQIPFSPGLTIQDCIESVDAVLTKREIQHAILVGVELDILAEKKMLSEPLQSIVEMDEGLFGVDETIALGAVFGYGSIAVTTFGHLDKFKMGIIQKLDTKIANGKVHTFLDDLVASIAANASSRLAHRLRDKQERLDNEEIMMREEEEKIG